The Methanomicrobiales archaeon genome contains the following window.
GATTGCGCTGATCGTCATCTACCCGATTGTCCTCTGGGTACCTGGATCCCTCGTACGATCGAGACTGATGGGTAAGCGGATCGGCATCCACCCTATAATCATGATGATCGGCATCATCGGCGGTATCTCGATTATGGGCATGATCGGGATCATCATCGGTCCACTCTTTATCGCCCTCCTTGTCTCCTCCTACCTGATACTCATCGACCAGCTGACTCGTATCAAGCGGTCCGCAGGTGAGACGAAGACCACCGATTGAAGAGAGTGAGGGTGTCCAGCATGCCAGTCACCAGCACCCGGTATCACCGAATCTCCTCGACCTGGCGGCAAGTGTATCTGCCGCTGGACTAATCGCCTGCAAAGTCCTCCAGATGTCTCGATCTCAGGCCGTGGGTATTAAGGCCTCCCCCGGAACCCCTCCCTACCCCCTGCCAGCGTTCCACATCCAGGCACAGGCCGGGAGCGCCTCACCCTTCTCCCGTATCGCCAGATCTCGCCGTTTCGATCACTTCGCGGGCTTTTCCATCATCTTCGGCGCGACCAGCAGCAGAACTGCCGCTACTATCGCAATGGCCACTCCAGCAATGATGAACCTTTTATCCATGCAAAAATTCCTCCTGCTCCTACGCCGGGAGCGGGGGTAGTTCCTGCTCGTCCACCAAATACCTTTCGATGGTTGCCCTGCATATACCGCGGTCAGGCGGAGGGCTGGAGGCCCCGGGAGAGCCACGCTCTTTCGCGAATCCGGGGTGGTATCGGGGCGGGAGCAGTGCCGGCGCCAACTGATCGACCGCGATCTCAACCCTTCCCCGGCGGGTTGCCTCCTCGGGTGCTCTTCGTCTCGTGGTCCCGAGTACGGCCCGGGCGTCTCCGGTAGCCAGGGTGCTGCGGGGTATCTGCCCCCTCCAGTACCCCGGGATGCCTCCCTCTATTTCCAATCTTCCACCGGAATACAGTCTCCCTTGGAGAGTATCGAACCAAGGGTCCCGCCGGATATCACGAATCCTCTATCGAAAAACGATCCTGGCGTTGCCGAAGATCCGGACTGACGAAGCGCGTCCGCCATGCACCGCACATGGTCCATAAAGTGGCTTACCGGCGGGCGGTCAGAGGAGTACGGGGCTGCCCGGTCGGCAGAAAAAGGAGTGGATACTATTCGCAGCTCCTGAAGTTACCGGCCGCGACGATATAGGTCTTTCCGTCGCTCCCCGCGGTGCGGCGGCAATAGGTGGTCTTGTAGTATAGGCCCGTCTGGGACGGATCGCTGTAGACGTATTCCACCCAGCCCGTGCCGTCTGCCAGGGCCCCGCCAACGATCTCGTCGCGGAACGGTTTGCCCGTCACGTCGGTCTTCCCCCGGTAGTTGACGCCGACCTGGCGGATATTGTCGGCGTTGGCCACCATGGTGACGTTCTCGTCATACACGAAGACGTAGAGATCGGGGTGCTCCGGATCCTTATACGGGGCCTGGCCCGCGTTGATCCGCCGGAAGGTCTCGGGGGCGTTCCTCTCGATGTCCTCGGCAGTGCGGTTCACGAGCGCCATCGCATCTGCATCAGCGAAGGTCTGCCGGGCGCAGCCGACCCCGAGATAGCGGTAGAGGATCCGCTCGTAGTCGCTGACCCCCAGGGCATCCCGCTGGAGACGGGTGTTGAGGAGCGCCTGATCGAAGGCCGTGACCGTCGTATTCGGAACATCCTTGCTGAAGACGAAGTAGAAGTCGTTCGTGCTCAAGGCGAAGACGACTTCATAGGCGTTCGGGTCCTCGGCCGTCTTCACCATCTGGTGCCGCCCGGCGAGGTCGCCCGTCGCCCAGAGGTCGATCTCGCCCTCCTCCAGCATGCGGAGGAGATCCTCGGGGGCCGGGGCGTTGACGATCCGGGACGCGTTCACGCCACGGTCGGTGAGGAGGGTGTTCTCGATGGAGTCCTCCACAACGCCGATCCGGTACTGGTTAAGGTCTGCAGGAGAGTCGATCGTGATGTTCCGGCGGATCGGTGCATAGACGACGAAACTTCCCCGGGTGAACGGCCCGACCCACGTGCAGAGGGGCTCCCGGTCCGGGGAGCGGACGATGGAGAAGAGCACCGAACCGCCGTTCTGCACCTCACGGAAGCCTTCAGCCAGCGGCACGATGCGCACGTCCTCCCGGGAGCGGTTCACACCGATATCCTTGAAGACCGCCTCCAGGATCTCGACGGCGATGCCGGTCGCCGTCCCGTTCTCCTCGAAGTTGTAGGGGGCCCACTCCTCCGTCAGGTACTCCAGCTGGCCCAGGCCGACCGCGGGGACGTGCCGCCCCAGGACCCGCTCGTAGGTGCTGATCCCCGCATCGTCCTTCTCGGCCTTGAGGTCGTCCAGTGCCTGCTGGAAGGCCTGCACGGTCGAATCGGGAACGTCCCGGCTAAACCCGTAATAGATGGGAATATCCGGGAAGGTGTAGACGATCCGGAAGGAGTAGGCGTTGCCGGTCACCTGCCAGGTGAAGAACCGCCCCGAGGTCTTCGAATAGGCCCAGAGATCGAGCTCGCCATCCTGGAGCTGCCGCACGAGCATGGAAACATTCGTCTCCGTCACCAGATCGCTTGCGTCCACACCGAGATCCAGCAGCTGCTGGACGGCGGCGTCATCCTCGATCACACCGATGCGGTAGCCCAGCAGGTCCTCGGGACTGTCAACCACGATCCCGCTGTCCGGGCGGGCGAAGAGGGCGGTTGTGTCGGGATATAGGGGTCCGGCCCACTTGAAGGAGCTCTCCCGCTCGGGCAACCGGGCGATGGCGAAGATCATGGTGTTGTTCCCGGTGAGGGCCGCCTGATAGCCTTCTGTCCATGGGACCAGTTTCACCTCTTCCCGGGACACTCTCTGGCCCATCCTCTCGGTGATCAGCTCGAAGAGGTCGATGGTGAGCCCCTGCAGGGTCCCGTTCTCCTCGTAATTGTAGGGCGGGTTGTTCTCCGTATAGTATGTCAGGTTCAGTGGTGCCGATAGGGAGGGTCCCATGCTGGTCTGCAGGTCGGATGTGCAGCCGGCGGCCAGGAGCAGCGTTCCCAGCAGCACCGCTGTAAGGAAACGGTGCGTGAAGCAGAGAGGCGATGCCATGAGGGAGAATCGACGGCAAGTTTATAAAGATTCGGATGCCCCTGGCGGTGAGGGGAACAGACATGCCGCCGTTTCAGCGCGAGCCAGGCGTCGCACGGATGCCATGGCCAGGATTCGGGACCGGTATCGGAAAGTCCCCCGGCAGGTGCCGCCGAAAGTATCCCGGCCATGGCGATGCCCTGGGGGTTCCCATTGCCTTTATTACCTTCCTCGCACATGCATCCGCATGCCCATCTATGTCGTGCTTGGAAAACTGACACACAAGGCAATCGAGAACGCGGAAGGGTTTGCAGAGCGGGATGCCCGGGGAGAGGA
Protein-coding sequences here:
- a CDS encoding AI-2E family transporter yields the protein MYAIYIVSVEVAILGFVLGLPIYYLLGYPAYVQLSIISGLSMFIPIVGSLVVMVFLILYNLSIGSPTGLLIALIVIYPIVLWVPGSLVRSRLMGKRIGIHPIIMMIGIIGGISIMGMIGIIIGPLFIALLVSSYLILIDQLTRIKRSAGETKTTD
- a CDS encoding transporter substrate-binding domain-containing protein, producing the protein MASPLCFTHRFLTAVLLGTLLLAAGCTSDLQTSMGPSLSAPLNLTYYTENNPPYNYEENGTLQGLTIDLFELITERMGQRVSREEVKLVPWTEGYQAALTGNNTMIFAIARLPERESSFKWAGPLYPDTTALFARPDSGIVVDSPEDLLGYRIGVIEDDAAVQQLLDLGVDASDLVTETNVSMLVRQLQDGELDLWAYSKTSGRFFTWQVTGNAYSFRIVYTFPDIPIYYGFSRDVPDSTVQAFQQALDDLKAEKDDAGISTYERVLGRHVPAVGLGQLEYLTEEWAPYNFEENGTATGIAVEILEAVFKDIGVNRSREDVRIVPLAEGFREVQNGGSVLFSIVRSPDREPLCTWVGPFTRGSFVVYAPIRRNITIDSPADLNQYRIGVVEDSIENTLLTDRGVNASRIVNAPAPEDLLRMLEEGEIDLWATGDLAGRHQMVKTAEDPNAYEVVFALSTNDFYFVFSKDVPNTTVTAFDQALLNTRLQRDALGVSDYERILYRYLGVGCARQTFADADAMALVNRTAEDIERNAPETFRRINAGQAPYKDPEHPDLYVFVYDENVTMVANADNIRQVGVNYRGKTDVTGKPFRDEIVGGALADGTGWVEYVYSDPSQTGLYYKTTYCRRTAGSDGKTYIVAAGNFRSCE